From a single Paraburkholderia sp. FT54 genomic region:
- a CDS encoding oligopeptide/dipeptide ABC transporter ATP-binding protein — MPLLEVKDLSVRFTRREGAPVDAVQGVSFSLEAGRTLGIVGESGSGKSQTVMALLGLLAGNGKVSGAATYRGENLLTMNEATLNKIRGDRIGMIFQDPMTSLNPFLTIERQMTETLQLHRKMSRREARRRAIETLESVRIPDAARRIGMYPHEFSGGMRQRVMIAMALLSEPEILIADEPTTALDVTVQAQIIELLRELNRERGTAIILITHDMGVVAGLCDDVMVMYAGQTVEQASAAALFAAPTHPYTLGLLNALPRLTDDDDDRPLQTIPGNPPLPGEVGAGCAFAPRCGYCTERCREARPPLAATADHADALRACHRPVAEILEAQHA, encoded by the coding sequence ATGCCGCTACTCGAAGTCAAAGACCTCAGCGTACGCTTTACGCGTCGCGAAGGCGCACCCGTCGACGCGGTGCAAGGCGTGTCGTTTTCGCTCGAAGCGGGCCGCACGCTCGGCATCGTCGGCGAATCGGGCTCCGGCAAGAGTCAGACCGTGATGGCGTTGCTGGGTCTGCTGGCCGGCAACGGCAAGGTGTCGGGCGCCGCGACCTATCGCGGCGAAAACCTGCTGACCATGAACGAAGCGACGTTGAACAAGATTCGCGGCGACCGCATCGGCATGATCTTTCAGGACCCGATGACTTCGCTCAATCCGTTCCTGACGATCGAACGGCAGATGACCGAGACGCTGCAACTGCATCGCAAGATGTCGCGCCGCGAAGCCCGCCGCCGCGCGATCGAAACGCTCGAATCGGTGCGCATTCCCGATGCCGCGCGGCGCATCGGCATGTATCCGCACGAGTTTTCCGGCGGCATGCGCCAGCGCGTGATGATCGCGATGGCGTTGCTGTCCGAACCCGAAATCCTGATCGCCGACGAACCCACCACCGCGCTCGACGTGACCGTGCAGGCGCAGATCATCGAACTGCTGCGCGAACTGAATCGCGAACGCGGCACGGCGATCATTCTGATCACGCACGACATGGGCGTGGTGGCCGGCCTGTGCGACGACGTGATGGTGATGTACGCCGGCCAGACCGTCGAGCAGGCGAGCGCGGCCGCGCTGTTCGCCGCGCCGACGCATCCGTACACGCTCGGCCTGCTGAACGCGCTGCCGCGTCTCACCGACGATGACGACGACCGTCCGCTGCAAACCATTCCGGGCAATCCGCCGCTGCCCGGCGAAGTCGGCGCGGGCTGCGCCTTCGCGCCGCGCTGCGGATATTGCACCGAGCGCTGCCGCGAAGCACGCCCGCCCCTTGCCGCCACCGCTGATCACGCCGACGCGCTGCGCGCGTGCCACCGGCCAGTTGCGGAAATTCTCGAGGCACAACACGCATGA
- a CDS encoding ABC transporter permease subunit: MPRSIQSTAAALDPLAAIAKAPRSRGPLATAAWRFVRNRAAFTGFVVLMLIVIACVAGPWFLPNNPIDSDWSAISLPPTLQNMHWFGTDELGRDLLARTLQGGRVSLEVGLLGTLVSGLIGVAYGATAGYLGGRVDAVMMRIVDMMYAIPYMLIAILMMTMFGRAFYLVVLTISAFSWLDMARVVRGQTLSLRSREFIDAAKAIGVSSRSIIARHIVPNLFGVVVVYASVTVPNIVLTESVLSFLGLGVQEPMTSWGVLIQDGAQKLESMPWLLLCPAVMLCVTLYCVNFVGDGLRDAFDPKDR; this comes from the coding sequence ATGCCCCGCTCAATTCAATCGACTGCCGCGGCGCTCGACCCGCTCGCGGCCATCGCGAAGGCGCCGCGCTCGCGCGGCCCGCTCGCCACCGCCGCGTGGCGCTTCGTGCGCAACCGCGCCGCTTTTACCGGCTTCGTCGTGCTGATGCTGATCGTGATCGCCTGCGTGGCCGGTCCGTGGTTCCTGCCGAACAATCCGATCGATAGCGACTGGAGCGCGATCAGCCTGCCGCCCACGCTGCAAAACATGCACTGGTTCGGTACCGACGAACTCGGCCGCGATCTGCTCGCGCGCACGCTGCAAGGCGGGCGCGTGTCGCTCGAAGTCGGTCTGCTCGGCACGCTGGTGTCGGGGCTGATCGGCGTCGCGTATGGCGCGACCGCGGGCTATCTCGGCGGACGCGTGGACGCGGTGATGATGCGTATCGTCGACATGATGTACGCGATTCCCTACATGCTGATCGCCATCCTCATGATGACGATGTTCGGCCGCGCCTTCTATCTGGTCGTGCTCACCATCAGCGCGTTTTCATGGCTCGACATGGCGCGCGTGGTGCGCGGCCAGACGCTGTCGCTGCGCTCGCGCGAATTCATCGACGCGGCGAAGGCGATCGGCGTGAGTTCGCGTTCGATCATCGCGCGTCATATCGTGCCGAATCTGTTCGGCGTGGTCGTCGTGTATGCGAGCGTGACGGTGCCGAACATCGTGCTGACGGAATCGGTGTTGTCGTTTCTCGGCCTCGGCGTGCAGGAACCGATGACGAGTTGGGGCGTGCTGATTCAGGACGGCGCGCAGAAGCTCGAATCGATGCCCTGGCTGCTGCTGTGCCCGGCCGTGATGCTGTGCGTGACGCTGTATTGCGTGAATTTCGTCGGCGATGGTTTGCGCGACGCATTCGATCCGAAGGACCGCTGA
- a CDS encoding ABC transporter permease subunit has translation MLAYTLRRTLWAIPTILAVITACYLLLHLTPGGPFDTEKQLSAAVLANLNAKYHLDEPLWLQYLHYLGSLLHGDLGPSFRYADWSVNDLVWKALPVSLGVGGVSVPIALVIGVALGTVAAVRRDRFVDHFVMVLGNLGNVVPPFVLGPVLVWIFAILLKTSEGRGWLPAGGWGDGEWRYRVLPIVLLTIINVAAIARVMRGSMIEVLSGNFIRTARAKGLPGRTIVLRHAMKPALMPVVSLLGSICISSITAAVVTESVFALPGLGQLVVNGAINRDYTLVLGLVVLTTAVAVLFNLLVDLAYAWLDPRIRY, from the coding sequence ATGCTGGCCTATACGCTGCGCCGCACGCTCTGGGCGATCCCGACGATTCTCGCCGTGATCACCGCGTGCTATCTGCTGCTGCATCTCACCCCGGGCGGCCCGTTCGACACCGAGAAGCAACTCTCGGCGGCCGTGCTGGCGAACCTGAACGCCAAGTATCACCTCGACGAGCCGTTGTGGCTGCAGTACCTCCACTACCTCGGCTCGCTGCTGCACGGCGACCTCGGGCCGTCGTTCCGCTACGCCGACTGGTCGGTCAACGATCTCGTGTGGAAGGCGCTGCCGGTCAGCCTCGGCGTGGGCGGCGTGTCGGTGCCGATCGCGCTCGTGATCGGCGTCGCGCTCGGCACGGTGGCCGCGGTGCGGCGCGACCGCTTCGTCGATCACTTCGTGATGGTGCTCGGCAATCTCGGCAACGTGGTGCCGCCCTTCGTGCTCGGTCCGGTACTCGTGTGGATCTTCGCGATCCTGCTGAAGACCTCCGAAGGACGCGGCTGGCTGCCGGCCGGCGGCTGGGGCGACGGCGAGTGGCGCTATCGCGTGCTGCCGATCGTGCTGCTCACCATCATCAACGTCGCCGCGATTGCCCGCGTGATGCGCGGCAGCATGATCGAAGTGCTGTCGGGCAACTTCATCCGCACCGCGCGCGCCAAGGGTTTGCCGGGCCGCACGATCGTCTTGCGCCACGCGATGAAACCCGCGCTGATGCCGGTCGTCTCGCTGCTTGGCTCGATCTGCATTTCGTCGATCACCGCCGCCGTGGTCACCGAATCGGTGTTCGCGCTGCCGGGCCTCGGCCAACTGGTCGTGAACGGCGCGATCAATCGCGACTACACCCTCGTGCTCGGCCTCGTCGTGCTGACGACCGCCGTCGCCGTGCTGTTCAATCTGCTGGTCGACCTCGCGTACGCGTGGCTCGATCCGCGCATCCGGTACTGA
- a CDS encoding peptide ABC transporter substrate-binding protein, whose translation MKNPFVYTTALTALVLASAPSAFAVMVPAGVTLAASQEMTRQVPGETESLDPAHIESWTGNTIGLDLFEGLTRMDASGAIVPGVAESWSRTGPNTWIFKLRHDARWSNGQPVTAADFVYSWQRVLDPKTGSKYTVLVEFVKNAKAILAGKAPLTSLGVRAVDPYTLEVTTEVPATFFPQLTAMATMTPVNRAVVTKFGGDWTRPGNFVGNGPYALTDWQPSNRLVATKSPTYWNTGKVVISKVTYLPIENDETAMRMYQAGQFDYTYSIPSGVYAQVSKQFGSELKTGLQIATYYYSLNNDDPAFKDKRVREALAMVLDRDLLTKRLTADGEVPMYGLIAKGTEGSGVFTPEWASWPMPKRIDYARNLLKTAGYSDAKPLTFTLTYNTNDLHKKVALFATSEWRTKLGVTAKLENVEYKVLLKQRHDGKVQASRDGWFVDYNDANSFFDLIRCNSVQNDQHYCNPQVDKLIDEGNQQLDDAKRTALFTQAHDLAMNDYPVVSLFQYSADRLVKSYVGGYKPTNYLDQRATQDMYLIKH comes from the coding sequence ATGAAAAACCCGTTCGTCTACACGACGGCGCTGACCGCGCTCGTCCTCGCGTCCGCCCCTTCCGCTTTCGCCGTCATGGTGCCCGCGGGCGTCACGCTCGCCGCCAGCCAGGAGATGACCCGCCAGGTGCCGGGCGAAACCGAATCGCTCGATCCCGCGCACATCGAATCATGGACCGGCAACACGATCGGGCTCGACCTGTTCGAAGGCCTGACGCGCATGGATGCGAGCGGCGCGATCGTGCCGGGCGTCGCCGAGTCGTGGTCGCGCACCGGGCCGAATACGTGGATTTTCAAGCTGCGCCACGATGCGCGCTGGAGCAACGGGCAGCCGGTCACGGCGGCCGACTTCGTCTACTCGTGGCAACGCGTGCTCGATCCGAAGACGGGTTCGAAATACACGGTGCTGGTCGAATTCGTGAAGAACGCCAAGGCGATTCTCGCCGGCAAGGCACCGCTGACTAGCCTCGGCGTGCGCGCCGTCGACCCGTACACGCTCGAAGTCACGACCGAAGTGCCTGCCACGTTTTTCCCGCAGTTGACGGCCATGGCGACGATGACCCCGGTCAATCGCGCGGTCGTGACGAAGTTCGGCGGCGACTGGACCCGTCCGGGTAACTTCGTGGGCAATGGCCCGTATGCGCTGACCGACTGGCAGCCGAGCAACCGCCTCGTGGCGACCAAAAGCCCGACGTACTGGAATACCGGCAAGGTCGTGATTTCGAAAGTGACCTATCTGCCGATAGAAAACGACGAAACGGCAATGCGCATGTATCAGGCCGGCCAGTTCGACTACACGTACTCAATTCCGTCAGGCGTCTATGCGCAGGTGAGCAAGCAGTTCGGTTCCGAGCTGAAAACCGGCCTGCAGATCGCCACGTATTACTACAGCCTGAACAACGACGACCCGGCGTTCAAGGACAAGCGCGTACGCGAGGCGCTGGCGATGGTGCTGGACCGCGACCTGCTGACCAAGCGGCTGACGGCCGACGGCGAAGTGCCCATGTACGGCCTGATCGCCAAGGGCACCGAAGGCTCGGGCGTGTTCACGCCGGAGTGGGCGAGCTGGCCGATGCCCAAGCGCATCGACTACGCGCGCAACCTGCTGAAGACCGCGGGCTATTCGGACGCCAAGCCGCTGACGTTCACGCTCACCTACAACACCAACGACCTGCACAAGAAGGTCGCGCTGTTCGCCACGTCCGAATGGCGCACCAAGCTGGGCGTGACCGCCAAGCTCGAAAACGTCGAATACAAGGTGCTGCTCAAGCAACGCCATGACGGCAAGGTGCAGGCCTCGCGCGACGGCTGGTTCGTCGACTACAACGACGCCAACTCGTTCTTCGATCTGATCCGCTGCAACAGCGTGCAGAACGACCAGCACTACTGCAACCCGCAAGTCGACAAGCTGATCGACGAAGGCAACCAGCAACTCGACGACGCGAAGCGCACCGCCCTGTTCACGCAGGCGCACGATCTGGCCATGAACGACTACCCCGTGGTATCGCTCTTCCAGTATTCGGCCGACCGGCTGGTCAAATCGTACGTAGGCGGCTATAAGCCGACCAACTACCTCGACCAGCGCGCCACGCAAGACATGTATCTGATCAAGCACTAA
- a CDS encoding cupin domain-containing protein, producing MVTTIQKSNPALEIGSKIRALRQRLKRTLDDTATAAGISKPFLSQVERGLASPSITSLAGIAHALGVTVQYFVDTPSEERCVSRGDQLKFFGFADSANLFARLTNLTGGRQLEAILVRMPPGQKRSEVTTHAGEEFVYVIDGEVSLTLEGKTFVLHAGDSAHYESTVPHSWVNTARIESVVVWVGTPRLF from the coding sequence ATGGTCACGACAATTCAAAAAAGCAATCCGGCACTAGAAATCGGCAGCAAGATCCGCGCGCTGCGGCAACGGCTCAAGCGCACGCTGGATGACACAGCAACGGCGGCGGGGATTTCCAAGCCGTTTCTGTCGCAGGTAGAGCGTGGTCTCGCGTCACCGTCCATCACTTCGTTGGCCGGGATCGCCCACGCACTTGGGGTCACAGTGCAATATTTCGTCGACACACCCAGCGAAGAACGCTGCGTGAGTCGTGGCGATCAGTTGAAGTTTTTCGGTTTTGCGGACTCGGCCAATCTGTTTGCGCGGTTGACCAACTTGACGGGCGGCCGTCAGCTCGAAGCGATCCTCGTGAGGATGCCGCCCGGGCAAAAGCGCTCCGAAGTCACCACGCATGCCGGGGAAGAGTTTGTTTATGTGATTGACGGCGAAGTGTCGTTGACGCTGGAAGGCAAGACGTTCGTGTTGCACGCGGGAGACAGCGCGCATTACGAATCGACGGTGCCGCACAGCTGGGTGAACACCGCGCGGATCGAGTCGGTGGTCGTCTGGGTGGGCACACCAAGACTGTTCTAA
- a CDS encoding oligopeptide:H+ symporter: MHSSNPPGARVSQTRSFSTVFLIEMWERFGYYGMAALLVLFMIDKLQFTDSHATLTWGAFTALVYASPSIGGWIGDKILGARRTMIFGAGVLSVGYFMLALPNDQLAYMYASLGVIVVGNGLFKANAANLVRRIYEGDDARIDSAFTIYYMAVNIGSTASMLATPWIKDHWGWHTAFAVCCAGMLLSVLNYFIMFRTLAHIGSAPDAEPVRWKRVGAVALGGLALGAATMFVLQHKAIAVACVYTAGVAILAIFGYMLMKCERSERSGLVAALILTAQVILFFVFYVQMSTSLTLFALRNVDPRFILFGQTWFTWSAAQFQALNPIWIMLLSPLLALLYTKLAKSGKDVPVAVKYAFGFAVVAAGFFVYAASGNYAVNGRVSSWFMVSGYGLYSLGELLVSGLGLAMIARYVPARMSGFMMGAYFVATGVSQYLGSVVANFAQMPAGDMDPLESLPLYTKLFTGLGWLAAVGALVAVLLLPLMRKLSREHQRCSDEARESARQTAALNGVVAE; the protein is encoded by the coding sequence ATGCATTCATCCAATCCACCCGGTGCGCGCGTCTCGCAGACCCGTTCGTTTTCGACGGTCTTTCTGATCGAGATGTGGGAGCGCTTCGGCTACTACGGCATGGCCGCGCTGCTGGTGCTGTTCATGATCGACAAGCTGCAGTTCACCGACAGCCACGCCACGCTCACGTGGGGCGCATTCACGGCGCTGGTGTACGCGTCGCCGTCGATCGGCGGCTGGATCGGCGACAAGATTCTCGGCGCGCGCCGCACGATGATCTTCGGCGCCGGCGTGCTGTCGGTCGGCTATTTCATGCTGGCGCTGCCCAATGACCAGCTTGCCTATATGTACGCGTCGCTTGGCGTGATCGTGGTGGGCAATGGTCTCTTCAAGGCGAACGCCGCGAATCTCGTGCGCCGCATCTACGAAGGCGACGACGCGCGCATCGACAGCGCGTTCACCATCTACTACATGGCGGTCAACATCGGCTCGACGGCGTCGATGCTCGCCACGCCGTGGATCAAGGACCATTGGGGCTGGCATACGGCCTTCGCCGTCTGCTGCGCGGGGATGCTGCTGTCGGTGCTGAACTACTTCATCATGTTTCGCACGCTCGCGCATATCGGCTCCGCGCCGGACGCCGAACCGGTGCGCTGGAAGCGCGTCGGCGCGGTCGCGCTGGGCGGCCTCGCGCTCGGCGCGGCGACCATGTTCGTGCTGCAGCACAAGGCCATCGCGGTGGCCTGCGTTTATACGGCGGGCGTGGCGATTCTGGCCATCTTCGGCTACATGCTGATGAAGTGCGAACGCTCGGAGCGCTCGGGCCTGGTCGCCGCGCTGATCCTGACCGCGCAGGTGATCCTGTTCTTCGTGTTCTACGTGCAGATGTCGACCTCGCTCACGCTGTTCGCGCTGCGCAACGTCGATCCGCGTTTTATTCTGTTCGGCCAGACGTGGTTCACGTGGAGCGCCGCGCAGTTTCAGGCGCTCAACCCGATCTGGATCATGTTGCTGAGCCCGCTGCTCGCGCTGCTGTACACGAAGCTCGCGAAGAGCGGCAAGGACGTGCCCGTCGCGGTGAAGTACGCATTCGGTTTCGCGGTCGTCGCGGCCGGCTTCTTCGTCTATGCGGCGAGCGGCAATTACGCGGTGAACGGGCGCGTGTCGTCGTGGTTCATGGTGAGTGGCTACGGGCTGTATTCGCTCGGCGAATTGCTGGTGAGCGGGTTGGGTCTCGCGATGATCGCGCGCTACGTGCCGGCGCGCATGAGCGGTTTCATGATGGGCGCGTATTTCGTGGCGACTGGCGTGTCGCAATATCTGGGCAGCGTGGTGGCGAATTTCGCGCAGATGCCGGCTGGCGATATGGATCCGCTCGAATCGTTGCCGCTTTACACCAAGCTGTTTACCGGCCTCGGTTGGCTCGCGGCGGTGGGCGCACTGGTGGCGGTTCTGTTGCTGCCGTTGATGCGCAAGCTGTCGCGCGAACATCAGCGTTGCAGCGATGAGGCGCGTGAGAGCGCGCGGCAAACGGCGGCGTTGAATGGGGTGGTGGCGGAGTAA
- a CDS encoding PLP-dependent aminotransferase family protein yields MEIHIAVEGHHDLSGQIYRQLRAGILEGRLAGGTRLPSTRDLATQLGVSRKTTLDVFERLLSEGYLSARGGSGTFVADGLERLPVERSAHERAAESSRERAKAKAAARAQPLWDEMPESLPLPKPSVASPQDFVGGATDKTLFPFDVWRRCVNHALRAQARGPGTYRDTAGEQELRLAISRYLAFNRAVASNWEDVIVTQGAQHALDLLARITLRAGEVAAIEDPGYTPAHACLKATGARVVPVPVDAEGLIVSKLPDKARLVYVTPSHQFPLGMPMSLERRVELLEWAQKRGAVIIEDDYDCEYRFEGRPMEPLKSLDRAGLVAYVGTFSKTIFPELRVGYVVPPASLYGPLIKARQIADWHGCTLTQTALASFMLNGEFAKHLRRMHKTYAARRAMLLDHLHGGLAPWFEPIVPTAGIHMAARLKAPLTEEAVVSAARAASIGLYGLAPFHVRAKAQPGLMFGYGNIAVEHIDAALTKLAGVLARLA; encoded by the coding sequence ATGGAAATCCATATCGCGGTCGAAGGTCATCACGATCTGTCCGGCCAGATCTATCGTCAGTTGCGCGCGGGCATTCTCGAAGGACGCCTCGCGGGCGGCACGCGTCTGCCGTCCACGCGCGATCTCGCCACGCAGCTAGGCGTGTCGCGCAAGACCACGCTCGACGTGTTCGAACGGCTGCTCTCCGAAGGCTATCTGAGCGCGCGCGGCGGCTCGGGCACCTTCGTCGCCGATGGCCTGGAGCGTCTGCCGGTGGAGCGTTCCGCGCATGAGCGGGCCGCGGAGTCGTCGCGCGAACGGGCCAAGGCGAAGGCCGCCGCGCGCGCCCAGCCGCTGTGGGACGAGATGCCCGAGAGCTTGCCCCTGCCGAAGCCTTCGGTGGCGTCGCCGCAAGACTTCGTCGGCGGCGCGACGGACAAGACGCTATTTCCCTTCGATGTCTGGCGCCGCTGCGTGAATCACGCGTTGCGTGCGCAGGCACGCGGCCCCGGCACCTATCGCGACACGGCCGGCGAACAGGAACTGCGCCTTGCGATCTCGCGCTACCTCGCCTTCAACCGCGCCGTCGCCAGCAACTGGGAAGACGTGATCGTCACGCAAGGCGCGCAGCACGCGCTCGATCTGCTGGCGCGGATCACCTTGCGCGCCGGCGAAGTCGCGGCGATCGAGGATCCCGGCTATACCCCGGCGCATGCGTGCCTGAAGGCCACCGGCGCGCGCGTGGTGCCCGTGCCGGTGGATGCGGAAGGCCTGATCGTCAGCAAGCTGCCGGACAAGGCGCGGCTCGTCTACGTGACGCCCTCGCACCAGTTTCCGCTCGGCATGCCGATGAGTCTCGAGCGCCGCGTCGAATTGCTCGAATGGGCGCAGAAACGCGGCGCGGTGATCATCGAGGACGACTACGACTGCGAATACCGTTTCGAAGGCCGGCCGATGGAGCCGCTGAAAAGTCTCGATCGCGCCGGCCTCGTCGCCTATGTCGGCACGTTTTCCAAAACGATCTTTCCGGAACTGCGAGTCGGCTACGTGGTGCCGCCGGCTTCGCTCTACGGTCCGCTCATCAAGGCGCGGCAGATCGCCGACTGGCACGGCTGCACGCTCACGCAAACGGCGCTCGCGTCGTTCATGCTCAATGGCGAATTCGCCAAGCATCTGCGGCGCATGCACAAGACCTACGCGGCGCGCCGCGCGATGCTGCTCGATCATCTGCATGGCGGTCTCGCGCCCTGGTTCGAACCGATCGTGCCAACGGCCGGCATCCATATGGCGGCGCGTCTGAAAGCGCCGCTGACGGAAGAAGCGGTGGTGAGCGCGGCGCGTGCGGCATCGATCGGCTTGTATGGACTCGCGCCGTTTCATGTGCGTGCGAAGGCGCAGCCGGGCCTGATGTTCGGCTACGGCAATATCGCGGTCGAGCATATCGATGCCGCGCTCACCAAGCTCGCCGGCGTCCTGGCGCGGCTCGCGTAA